Proteins from one Oscillatoria nigro-viridis PCC 7112 genomic window:
- a CDS encoding FdhF/YdeP family oxidoreductase, with the protein MDVNSQNVQPIPPFNETNEETPEIGGGLPVIEYWAEHTLSPEGPKLWKTLLHKSACLSCSWGTGGQKGGFTNEEGEKLQRCMKSVEAISAEIKPAISTQFFEQQSIAELQQLTSMEADRLGRLSFPMILRAGSSHYDRISWEEVYQIAEAAFRKTPERVASYSSGRSSNEAAFLLQLMMRAMGSNNLADCSDLCHAPSTTGLSEMFATRTSVVSLENLKEADCVVLAGSNSSYNHPRLMNELIKIRDKGGKIIVINPVMEIGLVKFGSPAFPVKSLIPGSDISSLYLQPIPGSDTALFVGIQKSLIEQGLLDESYLQAHTEGWEAAVQHARETDWETITETCGVSRAEIEAAAKIIGTSQRVVFGWAMGITQHDNGVDNVFSIANTALMTGNVGKEGAGLMPVRGHSNVQGFGSMGVTVKLKKEIQQALEKLLNRPLSSVKGYETRSLIEAADAGKVDTLICLGGNLYGANPDSMQAKRALSNVETVIYLATKPNLGHFHGLAKHNTIVIPVLNRFENPHKTTVESGNNFVRLNDEGETHLKNADLIPEVQFLTELASRIHGDFPVDWRQLQDTKYVRQLIAKTIPGYEKIATIDETQEEFTISGRIFTEPKFPTESGKAKMFVAPLPKLKLPEAKEFGVSESVRGLVVALMTGRSYSQHNTVVYKIEDKYRGMPHRNCILMNRADAENVGFQEHQRVTVQGNVGKMENVEVIYGAVREGAALMFYPEVNVIFNPEIERRSGTPAYKRVPAFVYAEVRQRM; encoded by the coding sequence ATGGATGTCAACTCCCAAAATGTCCAACCAATCCCGCCCTTCAACGAGACAAACGAGGAAACACCAGAGATAGGTGGCGGTTTGCCCGTAATAGAATATTGGGCAGAACATACATTGTCCCCGGAAGGCCCAAAACTTTGGAAAACTTTGCTGCACAAAAGTGCTTGTTTGTCCTGTTCTTGGGGCACTGGCGGGCAGAAAGGAGGTTTTACAAATGAAGAGGGGGAAAAACTTCAGCGCTGCATGAAAAGCGTCGAAGCAATCTCCGCTGAAATCAAGCCAGCTATCTCAACTCAATTTTTTGAACAGCAGAGTATTGCAGAACTCCAGCAATTAACTTCAATGGAAGCCGATAGGTTGGGAAGGCTGAGTTTTCCGATGATTTTGCGGGCTGGTTCCTCTCATTACGATCGCATTTCTTGGGAAGAAGTTTATCAAATTGCCGAAGCTGCTTTTCGCAAAACCCCCGAAAGAGTTGCCTCTTACAGTTCCGGCCGCTCTTCCAACGAAGCGGCTTTTCTGCTGCAATTGATGATGCGGGCGATGGGTTCCAATAACTTAGCAGATTGTTCCGATCTCTGCCACGCTCCCTCGACAACCGGCTTAAGCGAAATGTTTGCCACCCGCACCTCGGTAGTGAGTCTAGAAAACTTGAAGGAAGCAGATTGCGTCGTGCTCGCGGGCAGCAATTCTTCCTACAACCATCCCCGCTTGATGAACGAGTTAATTAAAATTCGCGACAAAGGCGGTAAAATAATTGTAATCAATCCGGTGATGGAAATCGGGTTAGTCAAGTTTGGTTCTCCCGCATTTCCCGTCAAGTCGCTCATCCCCGGTTCCGATATTTCCTCGTTGTACTTGCAGCCAATTCCCGGCAGCGATACGGCGCTATTTGTCGGCATTCAAAAGTCTTTAATCGAACAAGGTTTGCTGGACGAAAGCTATTTGCAAGCTCATACAGAAGGCTGGGAAGCAGCAGTCCAGCACGCCCGCGAAACCGATTGGGAAACTATTACTGAAACCTGCGGAGTTTCCCGCGCAGAAATTGAGGCAGCCGCCAAAATTATCGGCACTTCACAGCGCGTTGTCTTTGGTTGGGCGATGGGAATTACCCAACACGATAACGGTGTAGATAACGTTTTCAGCATCGCCAACACAGCCTTGATGACTGGAAATGTCGGCAAAGAAGGGGCGGGATTAATGCCGGTGAGAGGACACTCAAACGTCCAAGGATTCGGCTCTATGGGCGTGACTGTCAAGCTGAAAAAAGAAATTCAACAAGCTTTAGAAAAGTTATTGAATCGTCCCCTGAGCTCTGTTAAGGGTTACGAAACTCGATCGCTCATTGAAGCAGCAGATGCAGGCAAAGTCGATACCCTAATCTGTCTGGGCGGTAATTTGTATGGGGCCAATCCCGATTCAATGCAGGCAAAACGCGCTTTAAGCAATGTTGAAACCGTTATCTACCTCGCAACCAAACCGAATTTAGGGCATTTTCACGGATTGGCAAAGCACAATACAATTGTGATTCCGGTGCTGAATCGCTTTGAAAATCCCCACAAAACAACGGTGGAATCTGGGAATAACTTTGTGCGTTTAAATGATGAGGGCGAAACTCATCTCAAAAATGCCGATCTGATTCCCGAAGTACAATTTTTGACAGAATTAGCCAGCAGAATTCACGGCGATTTTCCCGTTGATTGGCGCCAACTTCAAGACACAAAATACGTTCGTCAATTGATTGCTAAAACTATTCCGGGCTATGAAAAAATAGCGACAATTGATGAGACTCAAGAGGAATTTACCATCAGCGGTCGCATTTTTACCGAACCTAAATTCCCTACAGAGTCTGGGAAAGCGAAGATGTTTGTCGCGCCTTTACCTAAGCTGAAATTACCGGAAGCGAAAGAGTTTGGGGTATCGGAATCGGTGCGGGGTTTAGTTGTGGCCTTGATGACGGGACGCAGCTATTCTCAGCACAATACTGTCGTCTACAAAATTGAGGACAAATACCGGGGAATGCCGCACCGCAACTGCATTTTGATGAACCGCGCGGATGCAGAAAATGTGGGTTTTCAAGAACATCAGCGCGTGACGGTGCAGGGAAATGTGGGGAAAATGGAAAATGTCGAGGTGATTTACGGGGCGGTTCGTGAGGGTGCTGCTTTGATGTTTTATCCTGAAGTTAATGTGATTTTTAACCCGGAGATTGAAAGGCGATCGGGCACGCCTGCTTACAAGCGCGTACCTGCTTTTGTATACGCGGAAGTTCGGCAACGGATGTAA
- a CDS encoding glycosyltransferase, whose translation MAKLSPESAAQFPKVSVIVPAYNEAENIRDCAIAMRESTPLSADNLEVLIVDDRSTDDTKAIGQTLQQHLNDPRLKILAGQPRPANQLPG comes from the coding sequence TTGGCTAAGCTGTCACCGGAGTCCGCCGCGCAGTTCCCTAAAGTTTCGGTAATCGTACCAGCATACAACGAGGCAGAGAATATTCGGGATTGCGCGATCGCCATGAGGGAGAGTACACCGCTGTCTGCGGACAACTTAGAGGTTTTAATTGTAGACGATCGATCGACAGACGACACCAAGGCGATCGGTCAAACCCTGCAACAGCATCTCAACGACCCCCGCCTAAAAATATTAGCAGGTCAGCCGCGACCTGCCAACCAATTACCTGGTTAA
- a CDS encoding serine/threonine-protein kinase translates to MVSQLLDGRYQIIEVIETGEFGQTYLAKDIRRPGEPQCFVKHLRPGTTEPKLINTTRRLFQKEAEVLEKLGQHDQIPQLFAYFEENEEFFLVESFVAGHSLSTEIVPGKPLSEEKMIALLKELLEILVFVHGQGVIHRDIKPANLIRRYSDNKLVLIDFGSVKEIHIAQRQAPVTVRIGTLEYMPIEQFQYNPQLNSDIYALGMIGIQAMTGLPAYDLPKLRDLKNSNKGEIVWRHLATCSQALADVLDNMVRYDFRERYQSAAEALADLRKIGDRSRARIPKLTIYREEVDRRSSSRGDITVVGRRILDELRVSLELLPEEAEAIEDEVLNPYRKYREKGERYEQSLQEAMQQEYPFSQETRDELKRLQQVLGLTDEDAAKIEELVIPKSLFAKLYKAISTVLEGHRNPSGPAASSAPHLELQASPAVSPQVNLNGKTDFSLAQPAPTGAALTERIASTAAIVPKETRKFNPYLAGATMAAILAAIGGIYGYLKWQEWQQRAQKESQQINQIEALYKASNYEGCISQIPTIANTSSSYSSAQKLQEQCQSGLRWKNAKVKNFAQHSDAVGSVAFSPDGLMLASGSKDKTIQIWDLATGKSLRTFPGDSSTIWSVAFDSNGTKLATGTGFWRVMLWDLKTGQVIRSLDHSASVWSVALSPDGQLVASGSGDKTTKISDAATGSVIQNLPDHTDFVYSVAFTPDGKSLVSASKDKTITIVDVATGRLLKTLQGHGEPVRSIAISPDGKTIVSGSYDESIKIWNLETGDLIRSIKGHSDDIVSVAISPDGKFIASGSKDKTIKIWDFATGELLNTLTGHSDEVYAVTFSPDGKTIASGSKDNTIKLWLR, encoded by the coding sequence ATGGTGAGCCAACTTTTAGATGGACGCTATCAAATCATTGAAGTCATAGAAACAGGAGAATTTGGACAAACATATCTTGCCAAAGATATTCGCCGTCCGGGAGAACCGCAGTGCTTTGTCAAGCACCTGCGTCCCGGTACTACCGAACCGAAATTAATTAATACTACGCGCCGTCTTTTTCAAAAAGAAGCAGAAGTTCTAGAAAAGCTCGGTCAACACGACCAAATCCCTCAGCTATTCGCTTATTTTGAAGAAAATGAAGAATTTTTCTTAGTTGAATCCTTTGTTGCCGGTCACTCGCTATCAACGGAGATTGTACCGGGCAAGCCTCTAAGCGAAGAAAAAATGATTGCTTTGCTGAAGGAACTGTTAGAAATTTTAGTGTTCGTACACGGACAGGGGGTAATTCACCGAGATATTAAGCCTGCAAATTTAATCCGCCGCTATTCAGACAACAAGTTAGTTTTAATCGACTTTGGCTCGGTGAAAGAAATTCACATCGCTCAAAGACAAGCGCCGGTAACTGTGCGGATTGGCACGCTGGAATATATGCCCATCGAACAATTTCAATACAACCCGCAACTCAACAGCGATATCTACGCTTTGGGAATGATTGGCATTCAAGCAATGACGGGTTTGCCGGCTTATGATTTGCCGAAACTGCGGGATTTGAAAAATTCTAATAAAGGCGAAATTGTGTGGCGGCATTTAGCCACGTGTTCCCAAGCGCTGGCCGATGTTTTGGACAATATGGTGCGCTACGATTTTCGGGAGAGGTACCAGTCGGCGGCGGAAGCTTTAGCAGATTTGAGGAAAATTGGCGATCGCTCGCGGGCGCGGATTCCCAAGCTAACAATATATCGCGAAGAAGTCGATCGGCGCAGCAGCAGCCGGGGTGATATTACGGTCGTCGGTCGGAGAATATTAGATGAACTGCGCGTCAGTTTGGAATTGCTGCCAGAAGAAGCAGAGGCGATTGAAGATGAGGTATTGAACCCTTACCGGAAATACAGGGAAAAAGGCGAACGCTACGAACAATCACTGCAAGAAGCAATGCAGCAAGAATATCCCTTTTCTCAGGAAACTCGCGACGAATTAAAACGCTTGCAGCAAGTTTTAGGGCTTACCGACGAAGATGCCGCGAAAATCGAAGAATTAGTCATTCCTAAATCTTTATTTGCTAAATTGTACAAGGCGATCTCCACAGTTTTGGAGGGACACCGCAACCCCAGCGGGCCAGCAGCCAGCAGCGCCCCTCACCTGGAATTGCAGGCAAGTCCGGCCGTATCCCCGCAGGTAAATCTCAACGGAAAAACCGATTTCTCGTTAGCGCAGCCCGCGCCTACGGGGGCTGCGCTAACGGAGAGGATCGCCAGCACAGCAGCGATTGTCCCCAAAGAAACTCGCAAATTCAATCCTTATCTCGCCGGGGCAACAATGGCGGCTATCTTAGCTGCGATCGGCGGAATTTACGGATATCTCAAGTGGCAAGAATGGCAGCAGCGAGCCCAAAAAGAATCCCAACAGATCAATCAAATTGAAGCTCTTTATAAAGCCAGCAATTATGAAGGCTGCATCAGCCAAATACCAACAATTGCCAACACTTCCAGCAGCTATTCGTCCGCTCAGAAGTTACAGGAACAGTGCCAATCAGGTCTGCGGTGGAAGAACGCCAAAGTCAAAAATTTCGCTCAGCATTCAGATGCCGTTGGGTCTGTTGCTTTCAGTCCAGACGGCTTAATGTTAGCCAGCGGTTCTAAAGACAAAACCATCCAAATTTGGGATTTAGCTACAGGCAAGTCGCTCCGCACTTTTCCAGGAGATTCATCGACAATTTGGTCGGTTGCTTTTGACTCCAACGGTACGAAACTGGCTACTGGAACCGGTTTTTGGCGAGTCATGCTGTGGGATTTGAAAACAGGCCAAGTGATTCGCAGTCTCGACCACAGTGCTTCTGTTTGGTCTGTCGCTCTCAGCCCCGACGGACAGCTTGTCGCTAGCGGTAGCGGAGACAAAACCACAAAGATTTCGGATGCAGCAACTGGCAGTGTGATTCAGAATTTACCCGACCATACAGATTTTGTTTATTCTGTTGCTTTCACTCCAGATGGAAAAAGTTTGGTTAGCGCTTCTAAGGATAAAACAATTACAATTGTTGATGTAGCAACGGGGAGGTTGCTAAAAACTCTTCAGGGACACGGCGAGCCGGTGAGGTCAATTGCTATTAGCCCCGACGGCAAGACAATTGTTAGTGGTTCTTACGATGAAAGTATTAAAATCTGGAATCTCGAAACAGGAGATTTAATTCGCTCTATCAAGGGACATTCTGACGATATTGTCTCGGTTGCTATCAGCCCGGACGGGAAGTTTATTGCCAGCGGGAGCAAGGATAAAACTATTAAAATTTGGGATTTTGCTACGGGAGAATTGCTGAATACTTTGACGGGACATTCCGATGAGGTTTATGCGGTGACTTTTAGTCCCGATGGTAAAACTATTGCTAGCGGTTCTAAAGACAATACTATTAAGTTGTGGTTGAGGTAA
- a CDS encoding TMEM14 family protein, with protein sequence MNLGTAAAIGYGILTLVGGIMGYIKAKSQASLISGLTSGSLLIFAGTAQLMGQSWGLTLAAAISAVLVIVFIVRLVKTQKFMPAGMLILASLASLGAIVYEISGQYQ encoded by the coding sequence ATGAATTTAGGGACAGCAGCGGCGATCGGCTACGGCATTTTAACACTGGTTGGCGGCATCATGGGTTATATCAAAGCCAAAAGCCAAGCCTCGCTCATTTCCGGCTTGACTAGCGGTTCGCTGCTAATTTTTGCCGGCACCGCCCAGCTTATGGGACAAAGTTGGGGTTTAACATTAGCAGCAGCCATCTCCGCTGTTTTAGTAATAGTCTTTATTGTGCGCCTTGTTAAAACTCAAAAATTCATGCCGGCCGGAATGCTAATTTTAGCTAGCTTAGCGTCTTTGGGCGCGATCGTTTACGAAATCAGCGGTCAATATCAATAA
- a CDS encoding ATP-binding protein, whose amino-acid sequence MSALTSGAIAQIRYLQRQAASLLLYQSVLKSPAGQAFLDLLQALHHSEVSGLECQVAYGNWFKLQAAKNLTWKDSLISEILKNENPFSRRAQQTDFASLPPALVEAARHDLEVLQNIYECSSEQLSKWVRVAGQLDAVPPIWHSETVAEQGDLPLHGKLEKWSSAVESLAVYYRQFGTGLFAEYRAFAWRGGELANISHPDGITLKELVCCDWQRDALVKNTEFLLAGYPALHVLLYGSRGSGKSSLVKSLLNEFGSRNLRLIEVSKSDLQDLPLIVEQLRGVPQKFIIFVDDLSFEEDDDAFKALKVVLEGNVTARSQNVVVYATSNRRHLIREFFDDRPRPRDGDEVHAWDTVQEKLSFSDRFGLTLTFEPADQNTYLTIVRHLAELAGIKLAAEDLEHRAKEWATRRNGRSGRTARQFVDFLKADLAIFHK is encoded by the coding sequence ATGTCAGCCCTAACTTCTGGTGCGATCGCCCAAATCCGTTACCTCCAGCGCCAAGCAGCATCCCTGCTGCTGTACCAATCAGTTCTCAAAAGCCCCGCAGGTCAAGCTTTTCTCGATTTGCTGCAAGCCCTTCACCACAGCGAAGTCAGCGGTTTGGAATGTCAGGTAGCTTACGGGAACTGGTTCAAACTTCAGGCTGCTAAAAATTTAACCTGGAAAGATTCTCTGATTTCCGAAATTCTCAAAAACGAAAACCCCTTTTCACGCCGAGCACAGCAAACAGATTTTGCAAGTTTGCCGCCCGCTTTGGTGGAGGCCGCCCGACATGATTTAGAAGTGCTGCAAAATATTTACGAATGCAGCAGCGAACAGTTGAGCAAGTGGGTGCGGGTAGCGGGTCAACTTGACGCAGTGCCTCCGATTTGGCATTCAGAAACTGTAGCAGAACAGGGAGATTTGCCGCTGCACGGGAAACTAGAAAAATGGTCGAGCGCGGTGGAATCTTTAGCCGTTTATTACCGACAGTTTGGCACGGGTTTGTTTGCCGAATATCGCGCTTTTGCGTGGCGGGGAGGGGAGTTGGCGAATATTTCGCATCCCGATGGCATAACTTTAAAAGAGTTGGTTTGCTGCGATTGGCAGCGGGATGCTTTGGTGAAAAATACGGAGTTTTTGCTGGCAGGTTATCCGGCTTTGCACGTATTGCTGTACGGCAGCCGCGGTTCGGGCAAGTCTTCTTTGGTGAAGTCGCTGTTAAATGAATTTGGATCTCGCAATCTGCGCTTGATTGAAGTATCTAAATCGGATTTGCAAGATTTGCCGCTAATTGTCGAGCAGTTGCGGGGAGTTCCTCAAAAGTTTATTATTTTTGTGGACGACCTTTCCTTTGAGGAAGATGACGATGCTTTTAAAGCTCTGAAAGTTGTTTTGGAGGGGAATGTAACTGCTCGCTCTCAAAATGTGGTAGTTTACGCTACATCTAACAGGCGGCATTTAATTCGAGAGTTTTTTGACGACAGGCCTCGCCCCCGCGACGGAGACGAAGTTCACGCTTGGGATACTGTGCAGGAAAAACTTTCCTTTAGCGATCGGTTTGGCTTGACTTTAACTTTTGAACCGGCCGATCAAAACACTTATTTAACAATTGTCCGACATCTGGCAGAACTTGCTGGAATCAAACTCGCTGCTGAGGATTTGGAACACCGCGCTAAAGAATGGGCAACTCGTCGCAACGGGCGATCGGGCAGGACTGCGCGGCAGTTTGTTGATTTCCTGAAAGCAGATTTAGCCATTTTTCACAAGTAG
- a CDS encoding tellurite resistance TerB family protein: protein MGLFDKVSQTRQETEVTLGPAESFAAIALIAVAADGYINDSESKAISMTLSRMQLFRSYPDDVMRKMLDRLLMIMQRQGVEVLFNAALATLPDELKETVFAVTTDIALADGEVSEEEEQLLNDLYSALGISEDIALKIIDVMLIKNKG, encoded by the coding sequence ATGGGTTTATTTGATAAAGTATCGCAGACTCGCCAAGAAACGGAAGTAACGTTAGGGCCTGCCGAATCATTTGCGGCGATCGCGCTAATTGCTGTAGCAGCCGACGGTTACATCAATGACAGCGAAAGTAAAGCGATTAGCATGACGCTATCTCGGATGCAACTGTTCCGCAGCTATCCCGATGACGTGATGAGAAAAATGCTCGATCGCCTGCTGATGATTATGCAACGGCAAGGAGTTGAGGTACTGTTTAATGCCGCTTTGGCAACGCTTCCCGACGAACTTAAAGAAACAGTTTTTGCTGTCACAACTGATATCGCTTTAGCAGATGGCGAGGTTTCAGAAGAAGAAGAACAACTTTTGAACGATCTTTACAGTGCATTGGGAATTTCCGAAGATATTGCCCTCAAGATTATAGACGTGATGTTGATTAAGAACAAAGGTTAA
- a CDS encoding acyl-CoA thioesterase — MPFTYTRTVRFQDTDAAGVVYFANVLAMCHEAYEASLAASGINLKAFFSNPEVAFPIIHASVDFYRPMFAGDRLIIQLTPKQVTGDEFEIAYQVFSEEVAGRSAAKALTKHVCIDAVSRNRKQLSEDLMQWMRKFEIEISD; from the coding sequence ATGCCTTTCACTTACACCCGCACTGTCCGCTTTCAAGATACCGATGCTGCTGGAGTCGTTTACTTTGCTAACGTTTTGGCGATGTGCCACGAAGCTTACGAGGCATCTCTAGCAGCATCTGGAATCAATCTCAAAGCATTTTTCAGCAATCCCGAGGTTGCCTTTCCCATAATTCATGCTAGTGTAGATTTTTATCGCCCAATGTTTGCGGGCGATCGGCTGATAATTCAATTGACGCCCAAACAAGTTACTGGCGATGAATTTGAAATTGCCTATCAAGTATTTTCTGAGGAAGTTGCAGGAAGAAGCGCTGCTAAAGCTCTGACTAAGCACGTCTGCATCGATGCAGTTAGCCGAAATAGAAAACAGCTATCGGAAGACTTGATGCAGTGGATGAGGAAATTTGAAATTGAGATTTCAGATTAG
- a CDS encoding putative 2-dehydropantoate 2-reductase, producing the protein MSNRNYAIVGTGALGGFYGARLQQAGLEVNFLLRSDYDYVKEHGLIVESPEGDFTLPHVRAYHDAHKMPQCDVVIVALKTTQNHLLPKILPPLLKDNGAVLVLQNGLNTEPEVAKIVGAERVVGGLCFLCSYKVGPGHICHLDYGTITLGEYAQDYKAIGITNRMHQIAKDFKRAHIPIKMSEDLLLSRWKKLVWNIPYNGLSVVLDARTDELMANPDTLILVKEMMGEVVAGAKSCDRIIPDDFIPQMLEYTQKMKPYRTSMKIDYDESRPLEVEAIFGNPIRVAQQAGIKLPQIEVLYRMLKFVDVQRQEAERTRRLLGLH; encoded by the coding sequence ATGTCAAATCGCAATTATGCCATTGTGGGCACGGGAGCTTTAGGGGGATTCTACGGTGCTAGACTGCAACAAGCAGGTTTAGAAGTCAATTTTTTGCTTCGTAGTGATTACGATTACGTCAAAGAACACGGTTTGATTGTCGAGTCTCCCGAAGGCGACTTCACCCTCCCCCACGTCCGCGCCTACCACGACGCGCACAAAATGCCTCAGTGCGACGTAGTAATTGTAGCGCTGAAAACAACTCAAAATCACTTGTTGCCCAAAATTTTGCCTCCTTTATTAAAGGATAACGGCGCGGTTTTAGTATTGCAAAACGGATTGAATACGGAACCAGAAGTAGCTAAAATAGTCGGTGCAGAACGAGTAGTTGGCGGGCTGTGTTTTTTGTGTTCTTATAAAGTTGGCCCCGGTCACATCTGCCATCTAGATTACGGCACTATCACGCTCGGAGAATATGCCCAAGACTACAAAGCAATCGGTATTACTAATAGAATGCACCAAATTGCTAAGGATTTTAAACGTGCTCATATTCCTATTAAAATGAGCGAAGATTTGCTATTGTCAAGGTGGAAAAAGCTGGTTTGGAATATTCCTTATAACGGGCTGTCTGTAGTGTTGGATGCGAGAACTGACGAACTGATGGCTAATCCCGATACTCTGATTTTAGTTAAGGAAATGATGGGGGAAGTGGTAGCGGGAGCCAAAAGTTGCGATCGCATTATTCCCGATGACTTTATCCCACAAATGCTCGAATACACTCAGAAAATGAAGCCTTACCGCACGAGCATGAAAATCGATTATGATGAATCGCGGCCCCTAGAAGTTGAGGCGATTTTTGGTAATCCGATACGGGTGGCACAGCAAGCAGGTATTAAGTTGCCTCAAATAGAGGTACTTTACCGAATGTTGAAGTTTGTGGACGTTCAAAGACAAGAAGCAGAGAGGACGAGAAGGCTGTTAGGTTTGCACTAA
- a CDS encoding 2-succinylbenzoate--CoA ligase, whose product MATNLTVNILDIASGFPDNWLIGCDSREFARIVDRLFQEITQNPAQKTPPKICLAEPEPVQFLASFTAARATKCPIFLCNPNWVKPEWEQVFDLVQPDIFLGQYPLPTTPYIPVREGGLRLYSREFPSQTKSGFDTIMIPTGGSSGKIRFAIHTWETLTASVQGFQQYFQVDKINSFCVLPLYHVSGLMQFMRSFTSGGRLAIQPFKELENGKICDIEPEEFFISLVPTQLQRLLQNPDTANWLGRFRAVLLGGAPAWPELLETARNYQIKLAPSYGMTETASQIATLKPQDFLAGNNSSGQTLPHAQITIRSANGDILCDNQIGNIAVNAKSLALGYYPEQFGVSQYFQLDDLGFFDKNNYLNIVGRSSDKIITGGENVFPAEVEAVVRSTNLVADIAVIGLPDKDWGQVVTAIYVPANSEVTVKNLQAAIEDKLSKFKRPKYWVVVEQLPRNSQGKVNREQLQEIAMCHCR is encoded by the coding sequence ATGGCAACAAATCTAACAGTAAATATCCTGGATATCGCGTCTGGATTCCCTGATAATTGGCTTATCGGTTGTGACAGTCGCGAATTTGCCCGAATTGTCGATCGGCTATTTCAAGAAATCACCCAAAATCCCGCACAAAAAACACCCCCAAAAATTTGCCTCGCCGAACCAGAACCAGTGCAATTTCTTGCCAGTTTCACCGCCGCCCGCGCCACCAAATGCCCGATTTTTCTGTGCAATCCCAACTGGGTAAAACCAGAATGGGAACAAGTCTTTGATTTAGTCCAACCAGACATATTTTTAGGACAATACCCGCTTCCCACCACTCCCTATATCCCAGTCCGTGAAGGCGGACTTCGTTTGTATAGCCGCGAATTCCCTTCGCAGACTAAAAGCGGTTTTGATACAATCATGATTCCCACCGGCGGTTCTTCAGGAAAAATCCGTTTTGCCATCCACACTTGGGAAACACTAACGGCATCTGTACAAGGTTTTCAACAATATTTTCAAGTTGACAAAATCAACTCTTTCTGCGTTTTGCCATTATACCACGTCAGCGGTTTAATGCAATTTATGCGTTCCTTTACTAGCGGCGGACGACTGGCAATTCAGCCATTTAAAGAATTAGAAAATGGTAAAATATGCGACATCGAACCAGAAGAATTTTTCATTTCTTTAGTTCCAACTCAACTGCAACGGCTGCTGCAAAACCCAGATACAGCTAATTGGCTGGGACGGTTTCGGGCCGTACTTTTGGGCGGTGCTCCCGCTTGGCCGGAACTTTTAGAAACAGCTAGAAACTATCAAATCAAATTAGCGCCCAGTTATGGCATGACCGAAACCGCCTCGCAAATTGCTACACTAAAACCCCAAGATTTTCTCGCTGGCAATAACAGTTCCGGTCAAACTTTACCGCACGCTCAAATAACTATTCGCAGTGCCAATGGCGATATTTTGTGCGACAATCAAATCGGAAATATTGCGGTAAATGCTAAATCTTTGGCGTTGGGTTATTATCCTGAACAATTTGGCGTTAGCCAATATTTCCAATTAGACGATTTGGGATTTTTTGATAAAAATAACTACTTAAATATCGTCGGACGCAGCAGCGACAAAATTATCACAGGTGGAGAAAATGTATTTCCGGCGGAAGTTGAAGCCGTTGTGCGATCGACTAATTTAGTTGCGGATATTGCTGTAATTGGCTTGCCAGACAAAGATTGGGGTCAAGTCGTTACGGCTATCTACGTTCCCGCTAATTCCGAAGTTACTGTCAAAAATCTGCAAGCGGCAATAGAAGATAAATTGAGCAAGTTTAAGCGACCGAAATATTGGGTAGTCGTCGAACAATTGCCGCGCAATTCTCAAGGCAAAGTCAATCGAGAACAATTGCAAGAAATTGCGATGTGTCATTGCCGGTGA